A window from Drosophila nasuta strain 15112-1781.00 chromosome 3, ASM2355853v1, whole genome shotgun sequence encodes these proteins:
- the LOC132791528 gene encoding uncharacterized protein LOC132791528: protein MQTICLISVVLIGLISCSTALVHYMKLEKGANGCIFEGQEIEVGGTAKDPNTCGVYVCQNKEGDSLIHYCQIPAPFQRCKELGVSTVTDFPQCCWMCVNYITC from the exons ATGCAAACTATTTGTTTAATAAGTGTTGTCCTTATTGGACTTATCTCTTGTTCCACCGCATTGGTTCACTATATGAAACTAGAAAAGGGAG CAAATGGCTGTATTTTTGAAGGACAAGAAATAGAAGTTGGTGGAACAGCGAAAGATCCAAATACCTGCGGAGTTTACGTTTGCCAGAATAAAGAAGGAGATTCTTTGATACATTA TTGTCAGATTCCGGCTCCTTTCCAGCGTTGCAAGGAGCTGGGCGTATCGACTGTCACGGATTTTCCTCAATGCTGCTGGATGTGTGTCAATTATATTACTTGCTGA
- the LOC132792789 gene encoding uncharacterized protein LOC132792789, whose product MVLQQQQQQQQQLIYSVSIIKFHSKNIATISYLSSQSLTNPFDLQIIECLLTSMRISSAFLWLLFAGSLLSSNMRVAGYHLDRAQHPKRMAWPSNLYADFAAINSRDEAAASPSVNRLTKSADPVGHNGGSAPAGGASAGSGAQACNENASNKNCDVKQIFAPGDPKQKSSNIAMKAAQDAKAANEAQQAAGQLAAQHIKQELAEKAFQSAKAAEAALTGKQMVVQQLELEMQEAHAVVEEESASLQNTESNMNAAVEAARAATHQFETLTELQKSVKDNLANIQTVALGSQQEMTAKVQLLEAAKNRLGTLEKQLQSAREDYEKTKQAAYKAACAAVEAKQKASAEH is encoded by the exons AATAAAGTTTCATTCAAAAAACATAGCAACTATTTCTTACTTATCAAGTCAGTCATTGACAAATCCGTTTGACCTGCAAATCATTGAATGTCTATTGACATCCATGAGAATTTCAAGCGCATTCCTTTGGTTGCTGTTCGCTGGATCTCTCCTCTCTTCAAACATGCGTGTCGCTGGTTATCACCTCGATAGG GCTCAGCACCCCAAGCGCATGGCTTGGCCATCGAATCTTTATGCAGACTTTGCCGCTATTAACAGTCGAGATGAAGCTGCCGCCAGTCCAAGTGTCAATCGCTTAACCAAATCGGCTGATCCGGTTGGGCACAACGGCGGTTCAGCTCCAGCTGGAGGTGCGAGTGCCGGTTCTGGTGCCCAGGCATGCAACGAGAATGCAAGTAATAAGAATTGCGATGTGAAGCAAATCTTTGCGCCGGGCGATCCCAAGCAAAAGTCCTCGAACATTGCCATGAAGGCGGCCCAGGATGCCAAGGCGGCGAATGAGGCGCAACAAGCTGCCGGCCAATTGGCTGCTCAGCATATCAAACAGGAGCTGGCTGAGAAGGCCTTTCAATCAGCCAAGGCAGCCGAAGCAGCGCTCACCGGCAAGCAAATGGTTGTGCAGCAACTCGAGCTAGAAATGCAAGAGGCCCACGCTGTGGTCGAGGAGGAGTCTGCGTCCCTGCAGAACACGGAGAGTAACATGAATGCGGCTGTCGAAGCAGCTCGTGCTGCAACGCATCAGTTTGAAACACTCACCGAACTCCAGAAGTCGGTGAAAGACAATTTGGCCAACATTCAGACGGTGGCACTGGGCTCCCAACAGGAAATGACCGCCAAGGTACAGTTACTCGAGGCAGCCAAGAATCGACTGGGCACATTGGAGAAGCAACTGCAAAGTGCTCGCGAGGATTACGAGAAGACCAAACAAGCGGCTTACAAAGCGGCTTGCGCAGCTGTCGAAGCCAAGCAGAAGGCTTCCGCCGAACATTAG
- the LOC132792462 gene encoding uncharacterized protein LOC132792462, which translates to MAGNWELCLILLGFIYSTSPLVYELVRPTWDEGCVGFQKNLKVGEFEKDPSVCGILLCMDIEGRGFIYFCQQPAAFQQCDNDTVSLIADYPDCCWQCTEAVECEEEDEDVATEVATEVATEVATY; encoded by the exons ATGGCTGGCAATTGGGAGTTGTGTCTGATTCTTCTAGGATTCATTTACTCAACCAGTCCATTAGTCTACGAATTGGTTCGACCCACTTGGG ATGAGGGTTGTGTTGGTTTCCAGAAGAATCTTAAAGTTGGCGAATTTGAGAAGGATCCATCGGTCTGCGGCATTTTGCTGTGCATGGATATCGAAGGCAGAGGTTTCATCTATTT CTGCCAGCAGCCCGCTGCTTTTCAGCAATGCGATAATGATACCGTGTCCTTAATTGCCGATTATCCTGATTGTTGCTGGCAGTGCACTGAAGCGGTTGAGTGTGAGGAAGAGGATGAAGATGTCGCAACAGAGGTCGCAACAGAGGTCGCAACAGAGGTCGCAACATATTaa